From Cognatishimia activa, one genomic window encodes:
- the epsE gene encoding exopolysaccharide biosynthesis GT4 family glycosyltransferase EpsE — protein MSTSPKIGYLIPEFPGQTHIFFWREIEALERMGISVSLFSTRRPPAGLISHKWSEDAIARTEYLGVIDAKAAAKTALSVSPTIYAKDILSEGKQLAKDLAVTTGAAQLLKQSCTRQGISHVHVHSCGRAALVAVMAYLMGGPSYSVTLHGDIDGYGAGQRLKWRHAKFATVVSEQLNGQLDQVLGPDRPSRVFVQPMGVDLNALRRDRPYQPYPPGEALRLFSCGRLNIAKGHQDLIDSVKLLRDKGIDARLTIAGEDDQGGGGFRKVLEEKITELELDNAVTLLGAVSAEDVRQQLNDAHLFVLATHQEAIGVAYMEAMACEVPTTGTRVGGVPELIHHGVDGVLVEPHAPNDLAAAIQLVANSPQDAMRYGKSARSRIEERFDCRKGAELIARESLDLTISKEI, from the coding sequence GTGTCGACTTCGCCCAAAATTGGCTATTTGATACCTGAATTTCCGGGTCAGACCCATATTTTCTTTTGGCGCGAGATTGAGGCGCTGGAACGCATGGGGATTTCTGTTTCCCTGTTTAGCACAAGACGCCCTCCTGCTGGGCTGATTTCACATAAGTGGTCAGAAGATGCCATTGCCCGCACAGAATACCTTGGCGTGATTGATGCCAAAGCCGCGGCTAAAACCGCGTTGAGCGTTTCACCAACCATCTATGCCAAAGACATTCTGAGTGAAGGCAAACAGCTTGCCAAAGACCTCGCCGTGACCACGGGCGCAGCACAGCTCTTGAAACAAAGCTGCACGCGGCAGGGAATTTCCCATGTACATGTCCATTCTTGCGGTCGCGCGGCTTTGGTGGCCGTCATGGCATATTTGATGGGTGGGCCAAGCTACAGCGTGACCCTACATGGCGATATTGACGGCTATGGAGCGGGCCAGCGACTGAAATGGCGACACGCGAAGTTTGCAACAGTTGTGTCGGAACAGCTCAATGGACAGCTCGACCAGGTGCTTGGACCTGACCGACCCAGCCGCGTATTTGTCCAGCCTATGGGTGTTGATCTGAATGCGTTGCGCCGGGATAGGCCATATCAGCCATATCCCCCCGGTGAAGCGCTGCGTCTTTTCTCATGTGGACGTTTGAACATTGCCAAAGGCCATCAAGACCTCATCGACTCAGTCAAGTTGCTGCGTGACAAGGGCATCGATGCCCGCTTGACCATCGCAGGTGAAGATGATCAGGGTGGCGGGGGCTTCCGAAAGGTTTTGGAAGAAAAGATCACTGAGCTGGAACTGGACAATGCGGTCACACTCCTAGGTGCAGTCAGCGCAGAAGACGTGCGCCAGCAGCTCAACGACGCCCATCTTTTTGTTTTGGCGACCCATCAGGAAGCCATTGGAGTGGCTTATATGGAAGCCATGGCCTGCGAAGTGCCCACTACAGGCACGAGGGTTGGTGGCGTGCCGGAATTAATCCATCACGGAGTTGACGGGGTTCTTGTGGAGCCTCACGCCCCCAATGACCTAGCAGCCGCCATTCAGCTGGTCGCCAATTCCCCGCAGGACGCCATGCGGTATGGCAAATCAGCACGGTCAAGAATTGAAGAGCGGTTTGATTGCCGCAAAGGGGCCGAGCTGATCGCACGGGAATCCCTAGACCTCACAATCTCAAAAGAGATCTGA
- a CDS encoding glycosyltransferase, with protein MKTSIIIPANNEAHWMSACLEAVFASQKLEAAQVIVVANGCTDRTADIARKYEPLAKAKGWELLVVELKIGNKLHALNVGDHQATGDVRVYLDADVQVSERVLHQIERALDREEPAWASGKMQMAAAGRVSRLYGRFWSKVPFMAKSVPGSGLFAVNSAGRARWGEFPDIISDDMYVRLQFKPRERLGVPGTYIWPIAEGWRNLIKVRRRQNQGVDQIADRFPHLLKNEDKGNFGKGPIATLALNYPFGFFVYASVALIVKLSRDKSEGQWSRGR; from the coding sequence ATGAAAACGAGCATCATCATTCCAGCCAATAACGAGGCGCATTGGATGAGCGCCTGTCTGGAGGCTGTGTTTGCCTCTCAGAAGCTTGAGGCGGCGCAAGTGATCGTTGTTGCGAATGGATGCACCGACAGGACCGCCGATATCGCGCGCAAGTACGAGCCACTGGCAAAGGCCAAAGGTTGGGAGCTTTTGGTGGTCGAGTTGAAAATCGGCAACAAATTGCATGCGCTGAATGTGGGTGATCATCAGGCTACCGGTGATGTGCGTGTCTACTTAGATGCGGATGTTCAGGTCTCTGAGCGGGTATTGCACCAGATTGAGCGTGCTTTGGATCGTGAGGAGCCTGCTTGGGCCAGCGGTAAAATGCAAATGGCAGCGGCAGGGCGGGTCAGTCGGCTCTACGGTCGTTTTTGGTCCAAGGTGCCGTTCATGGCAAAGTCAGTTCCGGGATCTGGCCTATTCGCCGTCAATAGCGCTGGGCGCGCGCGTTGGGGAGAGTTCCCGGATATTATTTCGGACGACATGTATGTGCGCCTGCAATTCAAACCGCGTGAGCGTTTAGGGGTTCCAGGCACCTACATCTGGCCTATCGCGGAAGGCTGGCGCAATTTGATCAAAGTGCGCCGTCGCCAGAACCAGGGCGTGGATCAAATCGCCGACCGATTTCCGCATTTGCTGAAAAATGAGGATAAAGGCAACTTTGGCAAAGGTCCGATTGCAACCTTGGCTTTGAACTATCCGTTTGGGTTCTTTGTCTATGCGTCGGTCGCATTGATCGTAAAGCTCAGCAGGGACAAGTCTGAAGGCCAATGGAGCCGAGGACGATGA
- a CDS encoding oligosaccharide flippase family protein, with translation MTDKGAEPQSVGRVKTLLHGQGLAAKAMRGGALTILGFGGSQALRFASNLILTRILFPEAFGVMALVYVFMQGLNNFSDVGITPAIMRSKRGDDPDFLNTAWTMQIIRGFTLWMVTFIIAAPAAQFFNASLLEQILPVIGVTLFISGFNPTRLDTANRHLNFGRITVIELIAQIIALIVAIVAAIILESVWAFVISGIVGSFVHLILLTFFLPGEHNKFRWERESSKELINFGKWVFLSTAAGFFISQGDKIILGKYLSISTLGIYNIGFFLAGFPLLLGGTVTRRILIPLYRERPPKESRENFLKLRKMRFALSAALLGALGVLAMLSGWLIDVLYDPRYIAAGGILLLVTFAQLPSLIVLTYDQAALASGDSKRFFVLAFARMIFLIAGLWIGVVTYGLAGALIGQAIGMVAVYPVVVWLARHQGAWDPLHDLTFAILGASILAVAFWLNFGFVTEILALNSP, from the coding sequence ATGACGGATAAAGGCGCAGAGCCGCAGTCAGTTGGACGTGTGAAAACGCTTTTGCACGGGCAGGGGCTGGCGGCGAAAGCCATGCGCGGGGGCGCGTTGACCATTCTGGGGTTTGGCGGCAGCCAGGCGCTGCGCTTTGCCTCAAACTTAATCCTCACCCGTATCCTGTTTCCTGAAGCCTTTGGCGTCATGGCGCTTGTCTACGTGTTCATGCAGGGGCTGAATAACTTTTCGGATGTCGGGATCACCCCGGCAATTATGCGAAGCAAGCGCGGAGATGATCCGGATTTTCTGAACACAGCTTGGACAATGCAGATCATCAGAGGCTTCACGCTCTGGATGGTGACATTCATCATCGCAGCGCCCGCTGCGCAGTTCTTCAATGCTTCGCTGCTTGAGCAGATTTTGCCGGTCATTGGCGTGACCCTGTTTATTTCAGGCTTCAATCCTACTCGGCTTGATACAGCCAACCGACACCTGAATTTTGGCCGCATCACCGTCATTGAGCTGATCGCACAGATCATTGCTCTGATCGTCGCGATTGTTGCAGCAATCATTCTTGAAAGCGTTTGGGCGTTTGTGATCAGCGGTATAGTGGGTTCTTTTGTTCATCTCATCTTGCTGACGTTTTTTCTGCCGGGGGAGCACAACAAGTTCCGCTGGGAGAGGGAATCCTCTAAGGAGCTGATTAATTTCGGAAAATGGGTCTTCTTGAGCACGGCCGCAGGGTTCTTTATCAGCCAGGGGGATAAGATCATCCTCGGTAAATACCTGTCGATCAGCACGCTCGGAATTTACAATATCGGCTTCTTCCTTGCGGGCTTCCCGCTGCTTCTGGGCGGCACTGTGACGCGCCGCATATTGATCCCGCTCTACCGCGAACGTCCGCCAAAGGAGTCTCGTGAGAACTTCCTGAAACTCAGGAAAATGCGTTTTGCCTTGTCGGCTGCTCTATTGGGGGCATTGGGTGTACTGGCGATGCTGTCGGGTTGGTTGATCGATGTGCTTTATGATCCGCGCTACATCGCAGCAGGGGGCATTCTGCTGCTCGTCACCTTTGCCCAACTCCCTTCACTGATTGTGTTGACCTATGATCAGGCCGCTCTGGCTTCAGGGGACTCCAAACGGTTTTTCGTCTTAGCTTTTGCAAGAATGATTTTCTTGATCGCAGGGCTTTGGATTGGCGTTGTGACCTATGGGTTGGCTGGCGCGCTGATTGGGCAAGCCATTGGAATGGTTGCGGTTTATCCTGTTGTGGTCTGGCTGGCACGACATCAGGGTGCATGGGATCCGCTGCATGATCTGACCTTCGCCATTTTGGGGGCCTCTATTCTTGCCGTCGCTTTTTGGCTAAACTTCGGATTTGTCACAGAAATACTCGCCTTGAATTCGCCTTGA